One window of Magallana gigas chromosome 2, xbMagGiga1.1, whole genome shotgun sequence genomic DNA carries:
- the LOC105332411 gene encoding uncharacterized protein — protein MKLRAFYQLVYLSAFIPNLKGACTTDKILLRWPLTPEVCSDQVLSNPDLWFSYCPHTFVQDLPAPHTPPVSPFSVNLSADSVLDLRITTALSGDYGFSAFVRPDTNNDSCILHYKSDDGSFEMKFLSTASETRVSVIGWTSVAGNNLLVKEWQRIAMAMDASQSKLNLIIEGAPFDDTDVNSFDQKPGTPALSFKTPGTLRVGGSFDGETFSGLVSCVGFVEDKTIDCSTGCYDATTWSSNDGGFEKKILSTTSGTNASVIGWDSCASNALQFGQWQRIAMAMDTSQSKLNLIIEGAPFDDTDVNIFGWKPEIIAPSFKTPRTLRVGGCFDGETFSGLVSYVGFVEDKTIDCSTGCFDASSWTSYKLLNV, from the exons ATTTAAAAGGAGCATGTACCACTGATAAAATCCTCCTGAGATGGCCATTGACTCCAGAAGTTTGTAGTGACCAGGTCCTATCTAATCCTGACCTATGGTTCTCCTACTGTCCCCACACGTTCGTCCAGGACCTTCCCGCTCCCCACACACCGCCGGTCTCTCCTTTCTCCGTCAATCTTTCCGCTGATTCAGTCCTGGATTTACGTATTACTACTGCGCTGTCCGGGGATTATGGATTCTCAGCCTTCGTAAGACCAGACACAAATAACGATAGTTGTATTCTACATTACAAATCTGACGACGGCAGTTTTGAGATGAAGTTCCTTTCCACAGCCTCCGAAACAAGGGTATCTGTAATTGGGTGGACCTCTGTCGCTGGCAATAATTTACTGGTTAAGGAATGGCAGAGGATTGCTATGGCAATGGATGCTAGTCAGTCAAAGCTCAATTTAATCATTGAAGGAGCACCTTTTGACGACACCGATGTGAACAGCTTTGATCAGAAACCTGGTACTCCAGCCCTTAGCTTTAAAACACCAGGTACACTGAGAGTCGGGGGATCTTTTGACGGAGAAACATTCAGCGGATTAGTGTCATGTGTTGGTTTCGTTGAGGACAAAACGATTGACTGTTCCACAGGCTGTTATGATGCAACTACCTGGTCTTCAA ACGACGgtggttttgagaagaagattctttCCACAACCTCTGGAACAAATGCGTCAGTCATTGGATGGGACTCCTGCGCTTCCAATGCCTTACAATTTGGGCAGTGGCAGAGGATTGCAATGGCAATGGATACTAGTCAGTCAAAGCTCAATTTAATCATTGAAGGGGCGCCTTTTGACGACACTGATGTGAACATCTTTGGTTGGAAGCCTGAAATTATAGCCCCTAGCTTTAAAACACCACGTACATTGAGAGTTGGGGGATGTTTTGACGGAGAAACATTCAGTGGATTGGTGTCATATGTTGGTTTTGTTGAGGACAAAACGATTGACTGTTCCACGGGTTGCTTTGATGCAAGTTCCTGGACTTCATATAAGCTTTTAAATGTCTAG
- the LOC117680548 gene encoding uncharacterized protein: MRLKNLYQIICLNAFIPNLEGACSTDIILRWPLTPEVCGDQVLSNTDLRFSYCPHTFVQDLPAPHTPPVSPFSVNLSADSVLDLRITTPLYGDYGFSAFVRPATNYDSCILHYKSDDGSFEMKFLSTASESRVSVMGWTSVAGNNLLVNEWQRIAMAMDASQPKLNLIIEGAPFDDTDVNIFDQKTGTPSPNFKTPGTLRVGGSFDGETFSGLVSCVGFVEHKTIDCSTGCYDASTWSSIDMNPEKRHYGTFLPTETEKIPNQTPINVILADKLSSCALQCLKDVLLCVSVAYNSATGSCSFYPDFFFTSLTSSQNTTLYVLQPY, translated from the exons ATGAGACTTAAGAATTTATACCAGATCATCTGCCTCAATGCTTTTATACCAA ATCTAGAAGGAGCATGTTCTACTGATATCATACTGAGGTGGCCATTAACTCCAGAAGTTTGTGGTGACCAGGTCCTATCTAACACTGACCTACGGTTCTCTTATTGTCCTCACACGTTCGTCCAGGACCTTCCCGCTCCCCACACACCGCCGGTCTCTCCTTTCTCCGTCAATCTTTCCGCTGATTCAGTCCTGGATTTACGTATTACTACTCCGCTGTACGGGGATTATGGATTCTCAGCCTTCGTAAGACCGGCAACAAATTACGATAGTTGTATTCTACATTACAAATCTGACGACGGCAGTTTTGAGATGAAGTTCCTTTCCACAGCCTCCGAATCAAGGGTATCTGTAATGGGGTGGACCTCTGTCGCTGGCAATAATTTACTGGTTAATGAGTGGCAGAGGATTGCTATGGCAATGGATGCTAGTCAGCCAAAGCTCAATTTAATCATTGAAGGAGCACCTTTTGATGACACCGATGTGAACATCTTTGATCAGAAAACTGGTACTCCATCCCCTAACTTTAAAACACCAGGTACACTGAGAGTCGGGGGATCTTTTGACGGAGAAACATTCAGCGGATTGGTGTCATGTGTTGGTTTCGTTGAGCACAAAACGATTGACTGTTCCACAGGCTGTTATGATGCAAGTACCTGGTCTTCAA ttGATATGAATCCCGAGAAAAGACACTATGGAACATTCTTGCCTActgaaacagagaaaattcCGAACCAGACACCAATCAATGTCATTTTAGCTGACAAGTTGAGTTCCTGTGCTCTGCAATGTCTGAAGGATGTTCTTCTCTGTGTAAGCGTAGCATATAACAGCGCCACgggaagttgttctttttacCCGGATTTCTTTTTCACCAGTCTGACGTCCTCTCAAAATACCACTCTTTATGTTTTACAGCCATACTGA